In Janthinobacterium sp. B9-8, the genomic stretch AATTATTTTAAGCGCAATTTGTATTGTTCTGCTGATGAATTTTAGCTTGATTGTGCATTTTGAATTAGAGCAAAAAAGAGAATTAGACCGGGCTAATCAATTTGGGATGGATAACCAGCTCTGGCAGTTTTTTCAGTTGAGTAATGAATATTATCGTTTACGCGAGGTTGTGCAGTATGGTGATCGGCGTCAGCTGGATAATGTGAATTTTCGTTTTGATATTTACTTTAGTCGGATTGATAGTTTTTCAAAAAATGAAATTGAATCTTCTGTTCTATTTAAAGATAAAAAATTACAATTAAAACTACTGATGCCCTTGGTTGATTTTATTCACAGCAGTGAAAAAAAGTTAAACAAAGGTTTTTCTTCTGAAAAAGAATGGTATCTTTTTCAATATGAAACTAAGCAACAGCAAGATGCTGTAAATAATCTGATTCAGGAAGCCAGAACACAGGAGGCAAAAGCAGTTGATGAATATCGGAAAAACATTACTCACTGGGGCGAATTGAGAATACTGCTCGCCACCACACAAATCTTGCTGTTAATTATTTTTGCTTCTCTGGGTATTTATGCCTTATGGAAATCAGAACAAAACCGTAAAAAATTAGCTGAGCTGGCAGAAACACTGGTAGAAGCAAGGCAGCAGGCAGAAATAGCAAATGCAACTAAAAGCCGTTTTTTAGCACATATTAGTCATGAGATTCGTACACCATTGACTTCTATTCTGGGCTATGCGGATCGCCTATTACATAATAAAAATTTAGCTTCAAACGAAAAACGTGAGATTGGCTATATTGCAAATAGCGGCACGCATTTATTAAGCCTGCTTAATAATGTATTAGATTTGTCAAAATCAGAGCAGAATAAAATATTGCTGATTATTGAAACGATTAACTTAAAAATGCTAAAAGTAGAATTAGAAACCATGTTCAGCATGATGGCGAAGGAAAGAGGTGTCATCTTTAATGTGGTTTTAGCGGCAGATCTTCCTGTTCATTTAAGCCTTGATGCAGGTAAATTGCGGCAGATTCTGATTAATTTATTAGGCAACAGCCTTAAATTTACTCAAAATGGCACAATTACTCTAACGCTCTACGGTGAGTCCTTAAGACATTGTTATTTACTGCACGCTGTGGTGGCTGATAGTGGTTGCGGTATTAAAAAAGAAGATCACCCTCGCATTTTTTCTCCTTTTGAGCAAAGCAAAGAAGGCCAATTAGCGGGCGGAACAGGGTTGGGTTTATCATTAAGCCGTGATTACGCACGCCTTATGCAGGGCGATATTACTTTTATCAGTGAAGAGGGCAAGGGAAGCGAGTTTATTGTGTCGATAGAAACGCAGCCTGTTGTGGTTTCTGCCGCTCCTGAGCAGCTTATTCGGCCTAAGCCACAATCTTTGCTTGGGCAAACTATTCTGGTGGTTGAAGATGAAATTATTAACCGTGAAATGATCTGCGGTATTTTGCAAGATTTCGGTGCTCATACGATTGAGGCAAAAAATGGCTTAGATGCCATTATGCAAGTGAACCGGTACTCAGGCATTGATAGCAT encodes the following:
- a CDS encoding ATP-binding protein; translation: MTRFRIILSAICIVLLMNFSLIVHFELEQKRELDRANQFGMDNQLWQFFQLSNEYYRLREVVQYGDRRQLDNVNFRFDIYFSRIDSFSKNEIESSVLFKDKKLQLKLLMPLVDFIHSSEKKLNKGFSSEKEWYLFQYETKQQQDAVNNLIQEARTQEAKAVDEYRKNITHWGELRILLATTQILLLIIFASLGIYALWKSEQNRKKLAELAETLVEARQQAEIANATKSRFLAHISHEIRTPLTSILGYADRLLHNKNLASNEKREIGYIANSGTHLLSLLNNVLDLSKSEQNKILLIIETINLKMLKVELETMFSMMAKERGVIFNVVLAADLPVHLSLDAGKLRQILINLLGNSLKFTQNGTITLTLYGESLRHCYLLHAVVADSGCGIKKEDHPRIFSPFEQSKEGQLAGGTGLGLSLSRDYARLMQGDITFISEEGKGSEFIVSIETQPVVVSAAPEQLIRPKPQSLLGQTILVVEDEIINREMICGILQDFGAHTIEAKNGLDAIMQVNRYSGIDSIIMDYQMPEMDGMTAAGILREQKWKKPIYLVSASPLEELQKAAGFSAFSAHLRKPFKINELIKLLGHRQECHFNLNKVLLNHHSAIKALGFKLDRYLVLSQKGLNRIAELEVLYQTALDQKAGQDAVRYAHSAKGIALQIGAETLGEHWAMLEAQPKKSEVIKLSQIRQDTQNELEKLQSIPAN